A genomic region of Mesobacillus jeotgali contains the following coding sequences:
- a CDS encoding thymidylate synthase, translating to MKQYLELCEHVLNTGVKKEDRTGTGTISTFGYQMRFNLQDGFPLLTTKKLHLRSIIHELLWFLNGDTNVKYLQENGVRIWNEWADENGELGPVYGSQWRSWTGANGETVDQISELIHTIKTNPDSRRMIVNAWNVAEIDKMALPPCHCMFQFYVADGKLSCQLYQRSADVFLGVPFNIASYALLTLMVAHVCDLEPGEFVHTFGDTHIYSNHVEQVKLQLTRDPKPLPQMKINPEVKSIFDFKYEDFELVNYEAHPHIKGVVSV from the coding sequence ATGAAACAATATCTAGAACTTTGCGAACATGTCTTGAATACTGGTGTAAAAAAAGAGGATCGGACAGGTACTGGCACGATCAGTACTTTCGGCTATCAAATGCGCTTTAACCTCCAGGATGGATTTCCGCTGCTAACAACCAAAAAACTCCACTTAAGATCAATCATCCATGAACTTCTATGGTTCCTGAATGGCGATACGAACGTGAAATACCTACAGGAGAATGGGGTACGCATCTGGAATGAATGGGCAGATGAAAATGGAGAATTGGGTCCAGTCTATGGCAGCCAATGGCGTTCGTGGACAGGAGCAAATGGAGAAACGGTAGACCAGATTTCAGAATTGATTCATACAATTAAAACTAATCCTGATTCGAGAAGGATGATTGTCAATGCTTGGAATGTTGCTGAAATCGATAAAATGGCGTTGCCTCCATGTCATTGCATGTTTCAGTTTTATGTAGCTGATGGCAAGCTTTCCTGCCAGCTGTACCAAAGATCGGCAGATGTGTTCCTGGGCGTGCCTTTCAACATCGCTTCGTATGCTCTGCTGACCTTGATGGTCGCTCATGTCTGTGATCTTGAGCCAGGCGAGTTCGTTCATACTTTCGGGGATACTCATATTTACTCGAACCACGTGGAGCAGGTTAAACTGCAGCTTACCCGGGATCCTAAGCCATTGCCACAAATGAAAATCAACCCTGAAGTCAAATCAATATTTGATTTTA
- a CDS encoding anthrax toxin lethal factor-related metalloendopeptidase, giving the protein MRKVFQIFVVIVLSLSLLGSSNANMDGIFLFEYPKQSLLYESLQPENVRLAGKLIVLPENDFDQGEAAQIINRLMLLPESMILKAVDSNIKVKLFEGRLTDNPTASHLKGIVPRGYTSEKTWDQVPGIGGSRTVLVKIGSSEKGKGHGSVNLELHELAHSLDRHVYDGIRHEERFLKIWKHESRLLFPGRAYFLDYPEEYFAESFAMFYIGGLPAKLLKEAAPQTYQYIEGLK; this is encoded by the coding sequence TTGCGTAAAGTTTTTCAAATATTCGTTGTTATCGTACTTTCCTTATCACTACTTGGCAGCTCCAATGCCAATATGGACGGCATTTTTCTATTTGAATATCCTAAACAATCCCTACTATATGAATCCCTGCAGCCGGAAAACGTCCGACTTGCCGGTAAGTTGATTGTTCTGCCAGAAAACGACTTTGACCAGGGGGAAGCAGCGCAGATTATTAATAGGCTTATGCTCCTTCCTGAAAGCATGATCCTTAAAGCGGTAGACAGCAATATTAAAGTGAAGTTATTTGAAGGAAGATTGACGGATAATCCAACTGCCAGCCACTTGAAGGGGATTGTTCCGCGAGGTTATACATCTGAAAAAACTTGGGATCAGGTCCCTGGTATCGGAGGTTCAAGGACCGTTCTTGTGAAAATTGGCAGCAGTGAGAAAGGGAAGGGACATGGATCCGTAAACCTCGAATTGCATGAACTTGCACACTCTCTTGACCGCCATGTTTATGACGGAATCAGGCATGAAGAAAGATTTTTAAAAATCTGGAAGCATGAAAGCCGGCTGCTCTTTCCAGGGCGCGCATATTTCCTTGATTACCCTGAGGAATACTTTGCAGAAAGCTTTGCGATGTTCTATATTGGCGGACTGCCGGCAAAACTGCTTAAGGAAGCTGCACCGCAAACCTATCAATATATCGAAGGCCTTAAGTAG
- a CDS encoding toxic anion resistance protein, which yields MNPTHDQNTSSSIDRSSGEASVSDIKLALRNEYVVQELAMSIDEQNSINILEYGKEPAVAISRYSDQILDIMRTSNVEDSGELLKQLAKVMDHFDKKDFQKATGGIFSKLFKKNGKMMDRLYIKYQSMGKEIEQVYIKISEYKCEMTETATMLERMYEQIHQYCLTLEKYVVAAELKLNELKSNKLPILEQNALKGDHLSSIELDSLRNAIELLEQRIYDLGIAKVVAMQTAPQIKLLQRGNEKLIGKINSAFVTTIPIFKNGLIQAIAAKRQKLVADSMKELDRRTNEVLIKNAKDIAAQSVDIARHSGVPGIKIETLEECFHIILKGMKETKTIEEENKRLRKEGQQLLKQLMENYKNSN from the coding sequence ATGAATCCAACCCATGATCAAAATACCAGCTCGTCAATTGACAGGTCTAGTGGTGAAGCGTCGGTTTCCGATATTAAGTTAGCATTGAGGAATGAGTATGTGGTTCAAGAGCTGGCTATGAGCATTGATGAACAAAATAGCATCAATATACTCGAGTACGGAAAAGAGCCAGCGGTTGCGATTTCCCGTTACTCTGATCAAATTCTTGACATTATGCGGACATCCAATGTCGAGGACTCAGGAGAATTGCTTAAGCAGCTAGCCAAGGTGATGGATCATTTTGACAAAAAGGATTTTCAAAAAGCAACCGGTGGAATCTTCAGCAAACTATTCAAAAAAAACGGGAAGATGATGGATAGGCTATATATCAAATACCAGTCGATGGGAAAGGAAATCGAACAGGTATATATAAAAATATCTGAATACAAGTGTGAAATGACAGAAACAGCGACCATGCTTGAACGTATGTATGAACAGATTCATCAGTATTGCCTGACACTTGAAAAATATGTGGTCGCTGCGGAGTTGAAGCTGAATGAACTGAAGTCAAATAAGCTTCCCATACTTGAACAGAATGCTTTGAAAGGGGATCACCTGTCATCTATTGAACTTGACTCACTGCGTAATGCAATTGAACTTCTTGAACAGAGAATCTATGACCTTGGTATAGCGAAAGTGGTCGCAATGCAGACTGCACCCCAAATCAAATTGCTTCAGCGTGGAAATGAGAAGTTGATCGGCAAAATCAACTCGGCGTTCGTTACAACTATTCCCATTTTCAAGAACGGATTGATCCAGGCCATTGCTGCAAAAAGGCAAAAGTTAGTGGCTGATTCAATGAAAGAGCTCGATCGAAGGACGAATGAGGTTTTAATCAAAAATGCCAAGGATATTGCTGCCCAAAGTGTCGATATCGCCCGACATTCAGGTGTGCCAGGTATCAAGATTGAAACCTTAGAAGAATGCTTTCATATCATCCTGAAGGGAATGAAGGAGACTAAAACCATCGAGGAAGAAAACAAGCGGCTCCGTAAAGAGGGGCAGCAACTCTTGAAACAGCTAATGGAAAACTATAAGAATAGTAATTAA
- a CDS encoding YceG family protein, with protein MYPTKTELIKHSLPVTYDNCLDLLNTSSNMRPFYKKEGPCTHIGQVIARFIGIPHDEAAYYNQLYDYVHSQGLILLSDSSLKKSNALNHRKSIEKISRYINEPNVSIKSLVTQLDKEKLLLTAEHYLINRQIREAAIKMFELYSFNEKGGLENKEFVVVLNDVINWIFHLKHHIKKANPDVEMPAFLWYGNYTKSHQYLVYFLIELGCDLVSFTPAGNDPLSIAEQDKLKTLYHIFPNTSDPEPFPAEKRMQTTTVAFRASKEIEKILDHEGTVIYKPWQLREYISDSITLKTTYDELFLVGSEKAMFRLNFELQHKTVRIPVLFAKINGMASNRREYWNRLHGLILQENSHLVKSLPFSPGANNDFRYHYQKSLDHDGLLNLEKMTGAHFWKYSHLPSGLQKGLASAIRNICAVPKLKLRNSEKEDDVRVYLFNQSMQIPESILQMLQKFDYSQHVPKLIIFNNQLNGTLTRPDAALLLLLNQFGIDIVIYNPAGQSDIENYIDKSSFVSHWLEEIEFEQELKEPSVLKKVFFQGVSKILRRD; from the coding sequence ATGTACCCAACAAAGACCGAATTAATCAAACACTCATTGCCTGTTACATATGACAATTGTTTGGACCTGTTAAATACTTCTTCAAATATGCGTCCTTTTTACAAAAAAGAAGGTCCTTGCACACATATCGGTCAAGTGATAGCCAGGTTCATTGGCATTCCTCATGATGAAGCTGCTTATTATAACCAATTGTATGACTATGTGCATTCGCAAGGGCTAATTTTGTTAAGCGACTCTTCGTTAAAAAAATCAAATGCCCTAAACCATCGTAAATCAATCGAAAAAATTAGCCGATACATCAATGAACCAAACGTATCAATAAAAAGTCTGGTAACACAGCTAGATAAAGAAAAGCTGCTGTTAACTGCAGAACATTACCTGATAAACAGACAAATAAGGGAAGCCGCGATAAAAATGTTTGAACTGTATTCATTTAATGAAAAAGGCGGACTCGAGAACAAGGAGTTTGTTGTGGTTCTTAATGATGTCATTAATTGGATATTCCATCTCAAACACCATATTAAGAAAGCGAATCCCGATGTAGAGATGCCTGCTTTTCTTTGGTATGGGAACTACACGAAAAGTCACCAGTATCTAGTGTACTTTCTAATTGAGCTGGGTTGCGACCTGGTCTCCTTCACACCAGCTGGAAATGATCCTTTATCAATTGCAGAACAGGATAAATTAAAAACTTTGTATCATATATTCCCGAATACCAGTGATCCGGAGCCGTTTCCAGCAGAAAAGCGGATGCAGACTACTACTGTGGCGTTTAGGGCATCTAAGGAAATCGAGAAAATCCTTGACCATGAGGGTACAGTGATTTATAAGCCGTGGCAACTGAGAGAGTACATATCCGATTCGATTACCTTGAAGACAACGTACGACGAATTATTTCTAGTTGGCAGCGAAAAGGCAATGTTCAGGCTGAATTTTGAATTGCAGCATAAGACTGTAAGGATTCCAGTCTTATTTGCCAAGATCAATGGCATGGCTAGTAATCGCCGTGAATATTGGAACCGTCTCCATGGCTTGATCCTTCAGGAAAATAGCCATCTGGTTAAAAGTTTGCCCTTTTCTCCAGGTGCTAACAATGATTTCCGATATCATTATCAAAAGTCATTGGATCATGATGGACTGCTCAATCTGGAAAAAATGACTGGTGCTCATTTTTGGAAATATAGTCATCTGCCTTCTGGTCTTCAAAAAGGCCTGGCTTCAGCAATCAGGAATATATGTGCAGTTCCGAAGCTAAAGCTGAGGAATAGTGAGAAAGAGGATGATGTCAGGGTATATTTATTCAACCAATCAATGCAGATACCGGAGTCGATTCTACAAATGCTTCAGAAATTTGACTACTCACAGCACGTGCCCAAGCTGATTATATTTAACAACCAGCTTAATGGAACACTGACCAGACCAGATGCTGCACTCTTATTGTTATTAAATCAATTTGGAATTGATATAGTGATTTATAATCCAGCTGGTCAAAGTGACATAGAAAACTACATCGATAAAAGCTCCTTTGTATCCCACTGGCTGGAGGAAATAGAATTTGAACAAGAGCTTAAGGAGCCTTCCGTCCTGAAAAAGGTGTTTTTCCAAGGTGTCTCAAAAATCCTAAGGAGAGATTAA
- a CDS encoding TerC family protein codes for MADILQGFVDTYVQFFNWDMWVEVLTDPVSWGLIGTLVILEGLLSADNALVLAVMVKHLPEKQRKRALFYGLLGAYAFRFIAIGIGVYLIEFWWVKVLGAGYLAWLAIKYFIEKRKGESQDNGEVAGINQSGLLIRLFGTFWGTVAAVELMDIAFSVDSVLAALGISEEVWVLLLGGMLGVLMMRGVAGVFLRLIEKIPELETTAYILIFIISAKMFAGVFGIHIEHAYFFILLLITFTATFVVHYLNKKKAEASEQQKNVQ; via the coding sequence ATGGCAGACATATTACAAGGATTTGTTGATACTTATGTCCAGTTTTTCAATTGGGATATGTGGGTTGAGGTTTTAACTGATCCTGTCAGCTGGGGGCTAATCGGGACACTCGTCATCCTCGAAGGGCTTTTATCTGCTGATAACGCCCTGGTGCTGGCTGTGATGGTAAAACACCTGCCGGAAAAACAGAGGAAAAGAGCGTTGTTCTATGGATTACTGGGCGCATATGCCTTCAGGTTCATCGCAATTGGTATAGGTGTTTATTTAATCGAGTTCTGGTGGGTGAAAGTACTCGGCGCTGGTTATCTGGCCTGGCTGGCAATTAAATACTTTATTGAAAAGAGAAAAGGGGAGAGTCAGGATAACGGGGAAGTCGCAGGAATCAATCAGAGCGGCCTGCTGATCAGGTTGTTTGGTACATTTTGGGGTACTGTTGCCGCAGTGGAATTAATGGATATTGCATTCTCTGTGGATAGCGTCCTTGCGGCTTTGGGAATAAGCGAGGAAGTGTGGGTCCTGCTTCTTGGCGGTATGCTGGGTGTCTTGATGATGCGAGGAGTTGCAGGGGTTTTCCTTAGATTGATTGAAAAGATCCCTGAACTTGAGACAACTGCCTACATTCTGATTTTTATTATATCCGCAAAAATGTTTGCTGGCGTCTTTGGCATCCATATAGAGCATGCGTATTTCTTTATTCTGTTGCTGATTACTTTTACGGCAACGTTTGTCGTACACTACTTGAACAAGAAAAAAGCTGAAGCAAGTGAGCAGCAAAAGAATGTCCAATAA
- a CDS encoding YpjP family protein — MPAWLRKSLVVVISMVTFGMVSPAQVNGFLTTTTERSEKSTAAETSFIDSLDVPLDEEAEREMFIHRTMMEAEQQSFQKFGAKIGPVIEDEFRQSILPNIEKAIEMVAFQFPGEKLNSLRITEIPGGGESEKIFHIIGDNGKDIIRFHVRRDQPPKDGFWFNFHYHTYHDSFQTHYELGRIFWAKNTPPKWKS, encoded by the coding sequence ATGCCCGCATGGCTGCGCAAATCGCTTGTTGTCGTGATCTCCATGGTTACATTTGGGATGGTGTCTCCTGCCCAGGTTAATGGGTTTCTGACAACAACAACAGAAAGATCTGAAAAATCGACCGCCGCTGAAACAAGTTTCATTGATTCGCTCGATGTCCCCTTAGATGAGGAAGCGGAGAGGGAGATGTTCATACACAGGACAATGATGGAAGCTGAACAACAATCTTTCCAGAAATTTGGTGCGAAAATTGGTCCTGTGATTGAGGATGAATTCAGGCAAAGTATTTTGCCAAACATCGAAAAGGCGATCGAAATGGTAGCTTTCCAGTTTCCCGGAGAAAAGCTGAATTCTCTCCGTATCACGGAAATACCTGGTGGTGGAGAGTCTGAGAAAATATTCCATATAATCGGGGATAATGGAAAGGACATTATCCGATTTCACGTCAGAAGGGACCAGCCGCCAAAGGATGGTTTCTGGTTTAATTTCCATTACCACACTTATCATGATAGCTTCCAGACCCATTACGAGCTCGGCAGAATTTTCTGGGCGAAAAATACTCCGCCTAAATGGAAAAGTTGA
- a CDS encoding class I SAM-dependent methyltransferase, with product MFVTTAGRTNENMTAKARAIAIELKVDFVPRKKRSVLAIQEIVKDDCLVVGKDRLELFPMGATEPFFFHPNSAMFRIKRLLKGESDPLIDAAKLEEGMSFLDCSLGLGSDSIVASFVVGESGSVTGIEARPELAYLVKTGLKAWDSGIAAIDKAMGKIIVLQGYSLELLKAQEDNSVDCVYFDPMFDESILESDGIRGLTHFAVYDGLSQEVIGHAYRVARKRVILKDHFRSSRFDDFGFEVYRRKTAKFHFGVIEKE from the coding sequence TTGTTTGTGACAACAGCAGGCAGGACAAATGAGAATATGACAGCTAAAGCAAGAGCTATAGCCATAGAGCTCAAAGTGGATTTCGTTCCAAGGAAAAAAAGGTCAGTATTGGCAATCCAGGAAATCGTGAAGGATGACTGCCTGGTAGTTGGCAAAGACCGACTTGAGCTTTTTCCGATGGGAGCTACAGAGCCTTTCTTTTTTCACCCGAATTCCGCTATGTTCCGAATCAAAAGATTATTGAAAGGGGAAAGCGATCCTCTCATAGATGCAGCAAAGCTGGAGGAAGGGATGAGTTTTCTTGACTGCTCGCTCGGTCTTGGTTCGGATAGTATCGTAGCTAGCTTTGTTGTAGGTGAGTCAGGTTCTGTCACAGGAATAGAAGCAAGACCGGAGCTCGCATATTTAGTCAAAACTGGACTCAAAGCTTGGGATTCAGGAATAGCAGCCATTGATAAGGCTATGGGCAAAATAATAGTGCTGCAAGGATATTCACTGGAGTTGCTCAAAGCGCAAGAAGACAACAGCGTAGATTGTGTTTATTTTGACCCGATGTTTGATGAATCAATATTAGAGTCAGATGGTATCAGGGGTCTGACCCACTTCGCTGTTTACGACGGGCTCTCACAAGAAGTCATTGGACATGCATACCGTGTTGCCAGGAAACGAGTAATCCTGAAAGACCATTTCAGAAGCAGCAGATTTGATGATTTTGGCTTCGAAGTATACAGAAGAAAAACTGCAAAGTTCCATTTTGGAGTCATAGAAAAAGAATGA
- a CDS encoding BrxA/BrxB family bacilliredoxin: protein MSMAYEEYMRQMVKPMREELTRAGFKELLTADEVEEYMENTEGTTLVVVNSVCGCAAGLARPSATQAILRNEKKPDHLVTVFAGQDKEATAKMREYFTDLEPSSPSMALLKGKEVVHFIPRHDIEGQPMEAIMDNLTSAFDSHC from the coding sequence ATGTCAATGGCATATGAAGAATATATGAGACAAATGGTAAAGCCGATGCGTGAGGAATTGACACGTGCAGGTTTCAAGGAATTGCTTACTGCGGATGAAGTTGAAGAATACATGGAAAATACAGAAGGAACAACGCTTGTCGTTGTTAACTCTGTTTGTGGTTGTGCTGCGGGTCTTGCTCGTCCGTCAGCAACCCAAGCAATTTTAAGAAATGAGAAGAAACCAGATCATCTTGTGACTGTGTTTGCTGGCCAGGACAAGGAAGCAACTGCAAAAATGCGTGAGTACTTCACAGACCTTGAGCCTTCTTCACCTTCAATGGCATTGTTGAAAGGCAAAGAAGTCGTTCATTTCATTCCTCGCCATGATATCGAAGGACAGCCAATGGAAGCAATCATGGATAACTTAACATCCGCCTTTGATTCTCATTGCTAG
- the ilvD gene encoding dihydroxy-acid dehydratase — MKKDLRIKSHVFSDDARKAPNRAMLRAVGFSDDDFRKPMIGIASTWSEVTPCNIHIDKLAVKAKEGARAAGGAPLIFNTITVSDGISMGTEGMRYSLPSRDLIADSIETVVQGESLDGFVAIGGCDKNMPGCMMAIARMDLPAVFVYGGTIKPGKVDGKDIDIVSAFEGVGQYNKGAIGEEQLHKIECHACPGSGSCGGMYTANTMASAIEALGMSLPGSSSHPAETDEKREDCYKAGEVVYQMLEQDIRPRQILTKEAFENAITVVMALGGSTNAVLHLMAIAHAAEVDLTLDDFNRIQERVPHLADLKPSGKYVMQDLFEAGGVPAVMKLLLKEGMLHGDCLTVTGKTLEENLKDFPGLKPGQEVIRPAAQPFRKDGPLVVLKGNLAPDGAVAKVSGLKVKAMTGPAKVFDDEESASKAVMSDEIVAGDVLVIRYEGPKGGPGMPEMLSLSAILVGKGLGESVALLTDGRFSGGSHGLVIGHIAPEAQVGGPIALIKDGDMITVDSEQRLISVALSEEDLAARRNNWTPPPLPKRGALAKYARLVSCSSRGAVTDLFEGKTVYEPVHS; from the coding sequence TTGAAAAAAGATTTAAGAATCAAGAGCCATGTGTTTAGTGATGATGCCAGAAAGGCACCGAACAGGGCCATGCTTCGGGCGGTTGGATTCAGTGACGATGATTTCAGGAAGCCGATGATTGGGATCGCGAGTACTTGGAGTGAGGTTACTCCTTGTAATATACATATTGATAAGCTCGCAGTGAAAGCGAAAGAGGGTGCCAGGGCAGCTGGTGGCGCGCCTCTGATTTTCAACACGATTACTGTATCAGATGGAATTTCGATGGGCACAGAGGGAATGCGCTATTCACTTCCGAGCCGCGACTTAATCGCTGATTCAATCGAAACGGTGGTGCAGGGTGAAAGCCTTGATGGGTTCGTCGCAATTGGAGGTTGTGATAAAAATATGCCTGGCTGCATGATGGCCATTGCCAGAATGGACCTTCCTGCTGTTTTTGTTTATGGAGGTACCATCAAGCCTGGCAAGGTTGATGGTAAGGATATTGATATTGTGTCAGCATTCGAAGGTGTCGGTCAGTATAACAAGGGTGCGATCGGCGAAGAACAACTCCATAAAATTGAATGCCATGCCTGTCCAGGTTCTGGTTCATGTGGAGGGATGTACACAGCCAACACAATGGCCAGTGCAATTGAGGCCCTGGGTATGAGCCTGCCGGGCAGTTCATCACATCCAGCGGAAACTGATGAAAAGAGGGAAGATTGCTATAAAGCAGGAGAAGTAGTTTATCAAATGCTTGAGCAGGATATCCGCCCAAGACAAATTTTAACGAAGGAAGCATTTGAAAATGCGATTACTGTCGTTATGGCTCTCGGGGGATCCACTAATGCTGTCCTGCATTTAATGGCCATCGCGCATGCTGCTGAAGTCGACCTGACACTGGATGACTTCAACAGGATACAGGAACGAGTTCCCCATCTTGCAGACTTGAAGCCAAGCGGCAAATATGTCATGCAGGATCTTTTTGAGGCAGGAGGCGTTCCGGCAGTCATGAAACTCCTTCTAAAAGAAGGGATGTTGCACGGTGATTGCCTAACAGTTACAGGAAAAACACTCGAAGAGAACCTTAAGGATTTTCCCGGCTTGAAACCTGGCCAGGAAGTCATCCGTCCTGCAGCTCAGCCTTTTAGAAAGGACGGCCCACTAGTTGTTTTAAAAGGAAACCTTGCACCAGATGGCGCAGTAGCGAAGGTATCCGGCCTAAAGGTGAAAGCCATGACGGGTCCCGCTAAAGTTTTTGATGATGAAGAGTCAGCATCCAAAGCAGTGATGTCCGATGAAATTGTCGCTGGAGACGTACTGGTCATCCGTTATGAGGGGCCAAAAGGTGGACCCGGCATGCCTGAAATGCTGAGTTTGTCAGCGATACTTGTCGGCAAAGGGCTGGGAGAAAGTGTTGCATTGCTGACAGATGGAAGATTCTCGGGAGGCAGCCATGGGCTGGTTATTGGCCATATCGCCCCTGAAGCACAGGTTGGCGGACCGATTGCACTAATTAAAGATGGGGATATGATTACAGTTGATAGTGAACAAAGGCTGATCTCAGTAGCCTTAAGTGAGGAAGATCTGGCTGCCCGCAGGAACAACTGGACTCCGCCGCCACTTCCAAAGAGAGGAGCATTGGCTAAATACGCCAGACTTGTATCTTGTTCCTCCAGAGGCGCGGTAACGGATCTTTTCGAAGGAAAAACAGTATATGAGCCTGTACATTCCTAG
- a CDS encoding conserved virulence factor C family protein encodes MKIVSIEPTPSPNTMKINLDEELPMGKSNNYKKDSVAGAPEVVVNILDIDGVKGVYHVADFLAVERNAKYDWKVILPEVRKAFGEDAEESGDGTPEINEHYGEVKVLVQVYKGIPMQVKLNDGTEEKRFGLPESFVKKVGEVQTPEDNVVMVRRWKELGVRYGDFNQVGNDVVEELLAAYPPERLDELVKLAKNPEQEAQIKAAKKKITITVADLENPDWRIRYQLLEQMDDPTIEDLRVLEKALQDEKASIRRLATVYLGMIEDKKALPLLYKALNDKTVTVRRTAGDCLSDLGFSEAMDEMMEALKDPSKLVRWRAAMFLYEVGDERALPALKGAEGDPEFEVSMQVKLAIARIEHGEEAKGSVWKQMTEARKQ; translated from the coding sequence GTGAAAATTGTATCAATTGAACCAACGCCAAGCCCGAATACGATGAAGATTAATCTGGATGAAGAACTTCCTATGGGCAAGAGCAATAACTATAAAAAAGATTCAGTGGCCGGAGCACCGGAAGTCGTAGTGAACATACTGGATATTGATGGGGTAAAAGGGGTTTACCATGTTGCCGATTTCCTCGCAGTCGAAAGAAATGCGAAATATGACTGGAAAGTAATCCTTCCTGAGGTTAGAAAAGCTTTCGGAGAAGATGCAGAAGAATCAGGGGATGGTACACCTGAAATCAATGAACATTATGGGGAAGTAAAAGTCCTTGTGCAAGTATATAAGGGAATTCCAATGCAGGTAAAACTGAATGATGGCACAGAAGAGAAGCGCTTTGGACTGCCAGAATCCTTTGTGAAAAAAGTAGGTGAGGTACAGACTCCGGAGGATAATGTTGTCATGGTCCGCAGGTGGAAGGAACTCGGAGTCCGATACGGGGATTTCAATCAGGTAGGAAATGATGTAGTGGAAGAGCTTTTAGCGGCATATCCTCCTGAGAGGCTGGATGAGCTTGTGAAGCTGGCTAAAAATCCGGAACAGGAAGCTCAAATAAAAGCAGCGAAGAAAAAAATCACCATAACAGTAGCAGATCTTGAAAATCCAGATTGGCGGATAAGGTACCAGCTTCTTGAGCAAATGGATGATCCAACTATTGAGGACTTGCGGGTGCTTGAAAAAGCTCTTCAAGATGAGAAAGCATCCATACGCCGCTTGGCCACCGTTTACTTAGGAATGATTGAGGACAAAAAGGCCCTGCCATTGTTGTACAAAGCTTTGAACGACAAAACGGTTACTGTTCGCAGGACAGCAGGTGACTGCTTATCTGACCTGGGTTTTTCGGAAGCAATGGATGAAATGATGGAAGCCCTCAAAGACCCAAGCAAGCTTGTACGCTGGAGGGCGGCGATGTTCCTCTACGAAGTTGGAGACGAAAGGGCACTGCCAGCTCTAAAGGGCGCTGAAGGTGATCCTGAATTCGAAGTGAGCATGCAGGTGAAACTGGCGATTGCCCGTATTGAGCATGGTGAGGAGGCAAAAGGCTCAGTTTGGAAACAAATGACTGAAGCTAGAAAACAATAA